A single window of Gossypium arboreum isolate Shixiya-1 chromosome 13, ASM2569848v2, whole genome shotgun sequence DNA harbors:
- the LOC108462012 gene encoding uncharacterized protein LOC108462012 codes for MAKPDGPVRVGAPVAPTRIQLYIGSTHSYVASTVSETLGISVESTTSKTELGEHQVLGPELVSETEDKILKRVGPVAYQLELPPELDHIHDVFHVSMLRQYQPDPFHVISVSKIQVKPDLTFKDEPVQILDRDFKVLRRKSILLVKVL; via the exons ATGGCCAAAcctgatgggccagttagagtagGAGCCCCTGTTGCTCCTACCAGGATTCAACTGT acataggttctacacactcCTATGTAGCTAGTACTGTATCTGAAACCCTAGGAATTTCTGTTGAGAGCACTACTAGTAAG ACTGAATTGGGTGAGCATCAGGTTTTGGGccctgagttggtttctgagaccGAAGATAAG ATTCTAAAGCGTGTGGGACCGgtcgcttatcagctagagttacctccggaGTTAGACCATAtccatgatgtctttcatgtttcgatgttgAGGCAGTATCAGCCGGATCCATTTCATGTTATTTCTGTTTCGAAAATTCAGGTTAAGCCGGACTTGACTTTTAAAGATGAGCCAGTTCAAATTCTGGATCGAGATTTTAAGGTTTTGAGGAGGAAGTCCATACTGTTAGTGAAGGTTCTGTGA
- the LOC108461366 gene encoding cullin-1-like → MILKYIPLDEGMMIMDEAIVKAKKIIEGYPETKFSGEEYQRFYECVYFMCTYHSSNEKTMQLYEKFRNSLEESIFSTVLPTLVNKQGANLLREFVVIWSNYKLMARWLCRFFEYLDRFFIPQHIELESLNGISFSCFRDLVFKKLYCRLIEAALTLINQEREGQQIDCVLLKNVLDIFVEISDYKGANYYEDFERIMLTEISGYYSRLASEWLLYDSSAEYVQKVFWCLNREKQRARQYLHPDTEIKIVQVVRYHLLDQIANKLMEKRQAENSGMVTDYQEILLKCAGMSLQEGSSSTSPEEWLSTLMANSAHIC, encoded by the exons ATGATTCTGAAGTACATACCACTAGATGAAGGGATGATGATAATGGATGAGGCGATTGTGAAGGCAAAGAAGATTATTGAAGGGTACCCTGAAACAAAGTTCTCTGGAGAAGAATACCAGAGGTTCTATGA atgtgtttatttcatgtgcACTTACCATAGCTCTAATGAGAAAACGATGCAGCTTTATGAGAAATTCAGAAACAGCTTGGAAGAGAGCATCTTTTCAACG GTACTGCCAACTTTAGTCAATAAACAAGGTGCAAATTTGTTGAGAGAATTTGTAGTCATATGGTCTAATTATAAGCTGATGGCAAGATGGTTATGTAGATTCTTTGAATACCTCGATCGCTTCTTTATCCCTCAACATATTGAGCTTGAGTCACTAAATGGCATCTCTTTTTCTTGTTTCAGGGATCTG GTCTTCAAGAAGTTGTACTGTAGATTAATTGAGGCTGCATTAACTTTG ATCAATCAGGAGCGTGAAGGACAACAGATTGACTGCGTCCTGCTGAAGAATGTCTTGGATATCTTTGTGGAAATTAGTGACTACAAAGGGGCTAACTATTATGAAGATTTTGAGCGGATCATGCTTACAGAAATCTCTGGTTACTATTCTCGATTAGCTTCAGAGTGGCTTCTGTATGACTCATCAGCTGAATATGTTCAAAAG GTTTTCTGGTGCTTGAATCGGGAGAAGCAAAGAGCTCGACAGTACCTACATCCTGACACTGAAATTAAGATAGTGCAG GTTGTCAGATATCATTTGCTAGATCAAATTGCGAATAAACTGATGGAAAAAAGGCAAGCTGAGAATTCTGGCATGGTGACAGATTATCAG GAAATATTGTTGAAATGTGCTGGCATGTCCCTTCAAGAGGGAAGTTCTTCAACATCACCCGAAGAATGGCTCTCGACGCTAATGGCAAATTCAGCACATATATGCTAA